A stretch of the bacterium genome encodes the following:
- a CDS encoding ABC transporter substrate-binding protein, with translation MGKLAVALFGLMFALGAGLVVHARRPAPAPPLRLGLNPWAGYEFLFLAREKGYFAEEGVDVRLVEFSSVEDARRAYEHNQLDGIASSMVNMLLTRAESRREPQAFLVADASNGVDMLVAGPGVRDLADLRGKRIGIERAAPGLLVLGRALDKAGLRLGDVDVRVMDLEKMPEAMRTGAVDAAVCYPPISTDLARAGGRVLFTSAAIPGEIVDAFFFDRRVLEARPREAAAIVRAWDKALEFAERNPAEAYRSMARRMLVSEPEVREQLEGIQILRSRDQRRLFARGGKLDGVVGRLDEMARALGLVSGPNHTGDIVARQPVLWGTR, from the coding sequence ATGGGAAAACTCGCGGTCGCCCTCTTCGGGCTGATGTTCGCGCTCGGAGCCGGGTTGGTCGTCCACGCCCGCCGTCCCGCTCCCGCGCCGCCGCTGCGGCTCGGCCTCAATCCGTGGGCCGGGTACGAGTTCCTGTTCCTCGCCCGGGAAAAGGGGTACTTCGCCGAGGAAGGGGTGGACGTCCGCCTCGTCGAGTTCAGCTCGGTCGAGGACGCCCGGCGGGCCTACGAGCACAACCAGCTCGACGGCATCGCCTCCAGCATGGTCAACATGCTCCTCACCCGCGCCGAGTCGCGGCGGGAGCCGCAGGCGTTCCTCGTCGCCGACGCGTCGAACGGCGTGGACATGCTCGTCGCCGGTCCCGGGGTGCGCGACCTCGCCGACCTGCGGGGCAAGCGGATCGGCATCGAGCGGGCCGCGCCGGGGCTGCTCGTCCTCGGGCGGGCGCTCGACAAGGCCGGGCTCCGCCTCGGCGACGTGGACGTCCGGGTGATGGATCTGGAGAAGATGCCCGAGGCGATGCGGACCGGCGCCGTGGACGCCGCGGTCTGCTACCCGCCGATCTCCACCGACCTCGCGCGCGCCGGCGGCCGCGTTCTCTTCACCAGCGCGGCGATCCCCGGCGAGATCGTGGACGCGTTCTTCTTCGACCGCCGCGTGCTCGAGGCGCGCCCGCGCGAGGCGGCCGCGATCGTCCGCGCCTGGGACAAGGCGCTCGAGTTCGCGGAGCGGAACCCGGCCGAGGCGTACCGCTCGATGGCCCGCCGGATGCTCGTCTCGGAGCCGGAGGTCCGGGAGCAGCTCGAGGGGATCCAGATCCTGCGCTCCCGCGACCAGCGGCGGCTCTTCGCCCGCGGCGGGAAGCTCGACGGCGTCGTGGGCCGGCTCGACGAAATGGCCCGCGCCCTCGGCCTCGTCTCCGGGCCGAACCACACGGGGGACATCGTCGCCCGCCAGCCGGTCCTCTGGGGGACGCGTTGA